The proteins below come from a single Thermopolyspora flexuosa genomic window:
- a CDS encoding methyltransferase family protein — MALTALLIYLAWLALAFGVRTWVQWRRTGDTGFRGANLPRGSVQWWARLMFTAALLAGVAGPAAEMAGLAAVGALDTPAVRGTGLVLALLGALATLAAQRSMGASWRVGVDESEHTTLVTTGAFALVRNPVFTAMMITAVGLAAMVPNVVSLAALLLTFGAIELQVRVVEEPYLLRTHGEAYGRYAATVGRFLPGLGRLGQARR; from the coding sequence ATGGCGCTGACCGCGCTCTTGATCTATCTGGCCTGGCTGGCCCTGGCGTTCGGCGTGCGCACCTGGGTGCAGTGGCGCCGCACCGGCGACACCGGATTCCGCGGGGCGAACCTGCCGCGGGGAAGCGTGCAGTGGTGGGCCCGCCTGATGTTCACCGCCGCCCTGCTCGCCGGGGTGGCGGGCCCGGCCGCCGAGATGGCCGGCCTCGCGGCCGTGGGCGCCCTCGACACGCCGGCCGTACGCGGCACCGGCCTGGTCCTCGCCCTGCTCGGCGCGCTCGCCACGCTCGCCGCCCAGCGGTCCATGGGCGCCTCCTGGCGCGTGGGCGTGGACGAGTCCGAGCACACCACCCTGGTCACCACGGGAGCCTTCGCGCTGGTGCGCAACCCCGTGTTCACCGCGATGATGATCACCGCCGTCGGCCTGGCGGCGATGGTGCCGAACGTCGTCTCGCTCGCCGCCCTGCTGCTCACCTTCGGCGCGATCGAGCTGCAGGTCCGCGTGGTCGAGGAGCCCTACCTGCTGCGCACCCACGGCGAGGCGTACGGGCGCTACGCGGCCACCGTGGGCCGGTTCCTCCCCGGCCTGGGACGTCTCGGCCAGGCCCGCCGCTGA
- a CDS encoding SgcJ/EcaC family oxidoreductase: MEAESPAHAADIEAIKRVVAAVERSQRRRDPDEFLALIHPDAVWTTIRGRVLVGFAEIEEFTRKLLASAEREGTVSYEVTHVRFVRPDVAVVKVRQRYRAPDHDREGAPLYVLSKDEAGRWLLVAGQNTVVAAG, from the coding sequence ATGGAGGCGGAATCGCCGGCGCACGCGGCGGACATCGAGGCGATCAAGCGGGTGGTCGCCGCCGTCGAGCGCTCGCAGCGGCGGCGGGATCCCGACGAGTTCCTCGCGCTCATCCATCCCGACGCGGTCTGGACGACGATCCGGGGCAGGGTGCTCGTCGGTTTCGCCGAGATCGAGGAGTTCACCCGCAAGCTGCTCGCCTCGGCCGAGCGGGAGGGCACGGTCTCCTACGAGGTGACGCACGTCCGGTTCGTCCGGCCGGACGTCGCGGTGGTGAAGGTACGGCAGCGCTACCGGGCGCCGGACCACGACCGGGAGGGCGCGCCGCTGTACGTGCTGAGCAAGGACGAGGCCGGCAGATGGCTGCTGGTCGCGGGCCAGAACACCGTGGTCGCCGCCGGGTGA
- a CDS encoding FecCD family ABC transporter permease, translating to MSVVWLGARAVVFRPRALVVGLGSALVALALTVVAIGGGEFPMTPSQVVTALLGGGTPAERFIVVELRLPRAICALVVGAALALAGALFQTLVRNPLGSPDLLGITQGATVGALAVVVAGGGTAALSAGALAGGLLTGAAIYLLAWKRGVHGFRLILIGIGATAILTGVNGYLFTRAELMEAARALLWITGSLDGRGWEHVLPLLAGVGVLVALVLPGSGRALRVTEMGDDLASGLGVRVERLRMLLLGAAVLLTSFAAAAAGPVNFVALTAPQLARRLTRSPGPNLLASMCVGAAMLVAADLVAQRAFGERQLPVGVITGVIGGGYLVWLLITERRAGRL from the coding sequence ATGAGCGTCGTATGGTTGGGAGCCCGCGCCGTGGTCTTCCGGCCGCGTGCGCTCGTCGTCGGGCTCGGCAGCGCCCTGGTCGCGCTCGCGCTCACCGTCGTGGCGATCGGCGGGGGCGAGTTCCCGATGACCCCGTCGCAGGTCGTGACGGCCCTGCTGGGCGGAGGCACGCCGGCCGAGCGGTTCATCGTGGTCGAGCTGCGGCTGCCGCGGGCGATCTGCGCCCTGGTCGTCGGCGCGGCCCTGGCGCTCGCCGGGGCGCTGTTCCAGACGCTGGTGCGCAACCCGCTCGGCAGCCCCGACCTGCTCGGCATCACCCAGGGGGCGACGGTCGGGGCGCTCGCGGTCGTGGTCGCGGGCGGCGGCACGGCGGCGCTGTCGGCCGGGGCGCTCGCCGGGGGCCTGCTCACCGGGGCCGCGATCTACCTGCTCGCCTGGAAGCGGGGCGTGCACGGGTTCCGGCTCATCCTCATCGGCATCGGGGCCACCGCGATCCTCACCGGGGTGAACGGCTACCTGTTCACCCGGGCCGAGCTGATGGAGGCGGCCCGCGCGCTGCTGTGGATCACCGGCAGCCTCGACGGGCGCGGCTGGGAGCACGTGCTGCCGCTGCTCGCCGGGGTGGGCGTGCTCGTCGCGCTCGTGCTGCCCGGCTCGGGTCGGGCGCTGCGGGTGACCGAGATGGGCGACGACCTCGCCAGCGGGCTCGGGGTGCGCGTGGAGCGGCTGCGCATGCTGCTGCTCGGCGCGGCCGTGCTGCTCACCTCGTTCGCCGCGGCCGCGGCGGGCCCGGTCAACTTCGTCGCGCTCACCGCGCCCCAGCTCGCCAGGCGGCTCACCCGGTCGCCGGGGCCGAACCTGCTCGCCTCGATGTGCGTGGGCGCCGCGATGCTCGTCGCCGCCGACCTGGTGGCGCAGCGGGCGTTCGGCGAACGCCAGCTCCCGGTCGGCGTGATCACCGGCGTGATCGGCGGCGGCTACCTGGTGTGGCTGCTGATCACCGAGCGCCGCGCCGGTCGGCTCTGA
- a CDS encoding ArsR/SmtB family transcription factor has product MSPRDGLAPAAALFRSLADPVRLAIVRRLAQGETRVVDLTRELGMAQSTVSKHLACLRDCRLVDYRAEGRQSFYFIAAPELLDLLRSAEALLAATDRAVALCPNYGTCPGDAVPPAESAASGREDGT; this is encoded by the coding sequence ATGAGTCCGCGCGACGGGTTGGCCCCCGCGGCGGCGCTGTTCCGCTCGCTCGCCGATCCGGTACGGCTCGCCATCGTGCGGCGGCTGGCGCAGGGCGAGACCCGGGTGGTGGACCTGACGCGGGAGCTCGGCATGGCGCAGTCCACGGTGTCCAAGCACCTGGCCTGCCTGCGCGACTGCCGGTTGGTCGACTACCGGGCGGAAGGGCGCCAGTCCTTCTACTTCATCGCCGCGCCGGAGCTGCTCGACCTGCTGCGCTCGGCCGAGGCCCTGCTCGCGGCCACCGACCGGGCCGTGGCGCTGTGCCCGAACTACGGCACCTGCCCCGGCGATGCCGTACCGCCCGCCGAGTCCGCGGCGTCTGGGAGAGAGGACGGGACGTGA
- the dcd gene encoding dCTP deaminase, with amino-acid sequence MLLSDRDIRAEIASGRVKLDPYDEEMVQPSSIDVRLDRYFRVFENHRYPHIDPAVEQPDLTRLVEPDGDEPFILHPGEFVLASTYEVISLPDDIAARLEGKSSLGRLGLLTHSTAGFIDPGFEGHVTLELSNVATLPIKLWPGMKIGQLCLFRLSSPAEFPYGSSRVGSRYQGQRGPTPSRSYLNFHRTRI; translated from the coding sequence GTGTTGCTTTCCGATCGGGATATTCGGGCTGAGATCGCGTCGGGGCGAGTGAAGCTCGACCCGTACGACGAGGAGATGGTGCAGCCGTCGAGCATCGACGTGCGGCTGGACCGCTACTTCCGCGTGTTCGAGAACCATCGGTACCCGCATATCGATCCGGCGGTGGAGCAGCCTGATCTCACACGGCTCGTGGAGCCGGACGGGGATGAACCTTTCATCCTGCACCCGGGGGAGTTCGTGCTCGCCTCGACGTACGAGGTGATCAGCCTGCCGGACGACATCGCCGCCCGGCTGGAGGGGAAGTCGAGCCTGGGCCGGCTGGGGCTGCTCACGCACTCCACGGCCGGGTTCATCGATCCGGGATTCGAGGGGCACGTGACGCTGGAGCTGTCCAACGTCGCGACCCTGCCGATCAAGCTGTGGCCGGGCATGAAGATCGGGCAGCTGTGCCTGTTCCGGCTCAGTTCTCCTGCGGAGTTCCCGTACGGCTCGAGCCGGGTCGGGTCCCGCTACCAGGGGCAGCGCGGGCCCACCCCGAGCCGCTCCTACCTCAACTTCCACCGCACCCGGATCTAG
- a CDS encoding BTAD domain-containing putative transcriptional regulator produces the protein MPIDLRLLADVQWQGRPLVGERVQALLGALVLARRTVSAERLVAEVWGDDEPANPVKALQVLVSRTRSVVGPRVLITEGGGYRLEVPPDRIDAERLHALAQRARALLDADPAAAAEAAREAVALGAGALPGEGDGPLAELRRRAARDLADARVVLARAWSRGGDHAAALAELEEAARAHPEDEGLLADLLRSEAAVRGVGAALDRFERYRSELRDRVGADVGPELRRVHHELLALDRPVRSGVRFDTTSLLGRDEDLRKVRALLATSRVVSILGPGGLGKTRLAHAVAREAPQPVVHFVELVGVTSPENLIGEIGSALGVRDSVTGRRTLTPQQRADVRARIARQLDMAPTLLVLDNCEHLVEAVADLVAYLTATTRDLRVLTTTRAPLAIAAERVYPLPQLGLADAVELFRDRATAARPGVRLAEEDVRAVVSRLDGLPLAIELAAAKVRVMSPAEIARRLEDRFALLRGGDRTAHSRHQTLLAVIDWSWNLLGERERRALRRLSAFPDGFTLEAAEEVLGGDALEAIEELVAQSLLTVVDTGRGVRYRMLETVREFGRMRLEAAGETAEARAAVRAWAVGYAERHGARLFSPEQVEAMDRLRAEETNLTDILRDAVADPDPEAVVVLFSSLSGYWSIRGDFPRCLTFTPPVASALAGWTPPPRLLDRTRVALVVALFNILFLFNSDEFRDLLARLSGLGADSADPRVRALVTVLLTLVRDPDHGFDELVADPDPVIRKVALHLLSHGRENVGDRAGAIEAAKAALRLVDEDDGPWQRAVLHIQLASLLAQIGDHAAAVRHAAEALPVLERLGSVDEVIQIRSTLAMSALAEGRRDEAERMIAELERLAPLGMYGEALSADLCRAQLALVDGEVAKGLRMHREVAEVLRRRSVPGAPDGVTPWSILADVLALAAYAQYGEGDDGADLFELLRGKVMDVFDVDRRFLDFPAAGMVLAGLGLWGLLKGALPVEDAVRLLVLAERFAYNQYTLTMRWPVLAAHAERVAPGMLSRIAAEYGERRGPDLFAEARAVLKRVAGAPPAYSFRE, from the coding sequence ATGCCGATCGACCTGCGCCTGCTCGCCGACGTGCAATGGCAGGGCCGGCCCCTGGTCGGTGAGCGAGTTCAGGCGCTGCTCGGCGCCCTCGTGCTCGCCCGCCGTACCGTGAGCGCGGAACGGCTGGTCGCCGAGGTGTGGGGGGACGACGAGCCGGCGAACCCGGTGAAGGCGCTGCAGGTCCTGGTGTCCCGGACCCGGTCGGTCGTCGGGCCGCGGGTGCTGATCACGGAGGGCGGCGGGTACCGGCTCGAGGTGCCGCCCGACCGGATCGACGCGGAGCGCCTGCACGCGCTCGCGCAGCGGGCTCGGGCGCTGCTCGACGCGGATCCCGCGGCGGCGGCCGAGGCGGCGCGGGAGGCCGTCGCGCTGGGTGCCGGGGCGCTGCCCGGCGAGGGTGACGGGCCGCTCGCCGAACTGCGGCGGCGGGCCGCACGGGACCTGGCGGACGCGCGCGTCGTGCTCGCGCGGGCGTGGAGCCGGGGCGGGGACCACGCCGCGGCGCTCGCCGAGCTGGAGGAGGCGGCGCGCGCCCATCCGGAGGACGAGGGGCTCCTCGCCGACCTGCTGCGCAGCGAGGCGGCGGTGCGCGGTGTGGGGGCCGCGCTCGACCGCTTCGAGCGCTACCGGTCGGAGCTGCGCGACCGGGTCGGCGCCGACGTGGGCCCGGAGCTGCGGCGGGTCCACCACGAGCTGCTGGCGCTCGACCGTCCGGTGCGCTCCGGGGTGCGGTTCGACACGACCTCGCTGCTCGGCCGGGACGAGGACCTGCGCAAGGTGCGGGCGCTGCTCGCCACCTCGCGGGTGGTCTCGATCCTCGGCCCGGGCGGGCTCGGCAAGACCCGGCTCGCCCACGCCGTCGCCCGCGAGGCCCCGCAGCCGGTTGTGCACTTCGTCGAGCTGGTCGGCGTGACCTCGCCGGAGAATTTGATCGGCGAGATCGGGTCGGCGCTCGGCGTGCGCGACTCGGTGACCGGGCGCCGTACCCTCACCCCGCAGCAGCGTGCCGACGTGCGCGCACGCATCGCGCGGCAGCTCGACATGGCGCCGACGCTGCTCGTGCTCGACAACTGCGAGCACCTGGTCGAGGCCGTCGCTGACCTGGTCGCGTACCTGACCGCGACAACGCGGGACCTGCGGGTGCTCACCACGACGAGGGCGCCGCTGGCGATCGCCGCGGAACGCGTCTACCCGCTGCCCCAGCTCGGCCTCGCGGACGCCGTCGAGCTGTTCCGCGACCGGGCGACCGCGGCCCGGCCGGGGGTACGGCTCGCCGAGGAGGACGTGCGCGCCGTGGTGAGCCGCCTGGACGGCCTGCCGCTCGCGATCGAGCTCGCCGCCGCGAAGGTGCGGGTGATGTCGCCGGCGGAGATCGCCCGCCGGCTGGAGGACCGGTTCGCGCTGCTGCGCGGCGGTGACCGGACCGCGCACTCGCGGCACCAGACGCTGCTCGCGGTGATCGACTGGTCGTGGAACCTGCTCGGCGAGCGGGAGCGCCGCGCGCTGCGCCGCCTGTCGGCGTTCCCGGACGGCTTCACCCTCGAGGCGGCCGAGGAGGTGCTCGGCGGCGACGCCCTTGAGGCCATCGAGGAGCTCGTGGCGCAGTCCCTGCTCACCGTCGTGGACACCGGCCGCGGCGTCCGCTACCGGATGCTGGAGACGGTGCGGGAGTTCGGCCGCATGCGCCTGGAGGCGGCCGGGGAGACCGCCGAGGCCCGGGCCGCGGTGCGCGCCTGGGCGGTCGGCTACGCCGAACGGCACGGCGCCCGGCTGTTCTCGCCGGAGCAGGTCGAGGCGATGGACCGGCTGCGGGCGGAGGAGACGAACCTCACCGACATCCTGCGCGACGCGGTCGCCGACCCCGACCCCGAGGCGGTCGTGGTGCTGTTCTCCTCGCTGAGCGGTTACTGGTCGATCCGCGGCGACTTCCCGCGCTGCCTCACCTTCACCCCGCCGGTCGCCTCCGCCCTCGCCGGGTGGACGCCGCCACCCCGGCTCCTCGACCGGACGCGGGTGGCCCTCGTGGTGGCCCTGTTCAACATCCTCTTCCTGTTCAACTCCGACGAGTTCCGGGACCTGCTGGCGAGGCTGTCCGGCCTGGGCGCCGACTCCGCGGACCCGAGGGTCCGGGCCCTGGTGACCGTGCTGCTCACCCTGGTCAGGGATCCCGACCACGGTTTCGACGAACTGGTCGCCGACCCCGACCCGGTGATCCGCAAGGTCGCGCTGCACCTGCTGAGCCACGGCCGGGAGAACGTCGGGGACCGGGCCGGTGCGATCGAGGCGGCCAAGGCCGCGCTCCGGCTCGTCGACGAGGACGACGGCCCCTGGCAGCGGGCGGTGCTGCACATCCAGCTCGCGTCCCTGCTCGCGCAGATCGGCGACCACGCCGCGGCCGTACGGCACGCCGCCGAGGCGCTGCCCGTGCTGGAACGGCTCGGGTCCGTGGACGAGGTCATCCAGATCCGCTCCACCCTCGCGATGAGCGCGCTCGCCGAGGGGCGCCGCGACGAGGCCGAACGGATGATCGCCGAGCTGGAGCGGCTCGCCCCGCTGGGCATGTACGGCGAGGCCCTGTCCGCCGACCTGTGCCGGGCGCAGCTCGCCCTGGTCGACGGCGAGGTCGCGAAGGGCCTCCGCATGCACCGGGAGGTCGCCGAGGTGCTGCGGAGGCGCAGCGTCCCGGGCGCGCCCGACGGCGTCACGCCGTGGTCCATCCTGGCGGACGTGCTCGCGCTCGCGGCCTACGCGCAGTACGGCGAGGGCGACGACGGCGCGGACCTGTTCGAGCTGCTGCGCGGCAAGGTCATGGACGTGTTCGACGTGGACCGCAGGTTCCTCGACTTCCCGGCGGCGGGCATGGTGCTCGCCGGGCTGGGCCTGTGGGGCCTGCTCAAGGGCGCGCTGCCGGTCGAGGACGCGGTCCGGCTGCTGGTACTCGCCGAGCGGTTCGCGTACAACCAGTACACGCTGACGATGCGCTGGCCGGTGCTCGCCGCGCACGCCGAGCGCGTCGCCCCCGGCATGCTGTCCCGGATCGCGGCCGAGTACGGCGAGCGGCGCGGCCCCGACCTGTTCGCCGAGGCGCGCGCCGTGCTGAAGCGGGTGGCCGGCGCACCGCCCGCCTACAGCTTCCGGGAGTAG
- a CDS encoding ATP-binding cassette domain-containing protein has product MTELSAVRAEGLVKDFGEFRAVDGIDLDVRQGEIFGVLGPNGAGKTTTLRMLATLLPIDAGRAEVFGVDVRREPHRVRQLLGVTGQYASVDEDLTARENLWLFARIQGLSHARAKAIARDLLDRFGLQEAADRPIAQFSGGMRRRLDLASSLITRPPLIFLDEPTTGLDPRTRGQMWDVIRELVADGSTILLTTQYLDEADQLADRVAVIDHGRKVAEDTPDALKTQVGESTLQLVLESEADVPAAVGVVRRLLGEEPVLSPEAGRMNVPLPDPNRAADVLIGLREAGVGISSMSVAKPTLDEVFLALTGHGTDDRSRTEAA; this is encoded by the coding sequence ATGACGGAGCTGAGTGCCGTCCGGGCGGAGGGCCTGGTCAAGGACTTCGGGGAGTTCCGCGCCGTCGACGGCATCGACCTCGACGTACGGCAGGGCGAGATCTTCGGCGTGCTCGGGCCGAACGGGGCGGGCAAGACCACCACGTTGCGCATGCTCGCCACCCTGCTGCCGATCGACGCCGGCCGCGCGGAGGTCTTCGGGGTCGACGTGCGGCGGGAACCCCACCGCGTCCGGCAGCTGCTCGGCGTCACCGGCCAGTACGCGTCGGTGGACGAGGACCTGACCGCCCGGGAGAACCTCTGGCTGTTCGCCCGGATCCAGGGCCTGTCCCACGCCCGGGCCAAGGCGATCGCCCGCGACCTGCTCGACCGCTTCGGCCTGCAGGAGGCGGCCGACCGGCCGATCGCCCAGTTCAGCGGCGGCATGCGCCGCCGCCTCGACCTCGCGTCCAGCCTGATCACCCGCCCGCCGCTGATCTTCCTCGACGAGCCGACCACCGGCCTCGACCCGCGGACCCGCGGCCAGATGTGGGACGTCATCCGCGAGCTCGTCGCCGACGGCTCGACGATCCTGCTCACCACCCAGTACCTGGATGAGGCCGACCAGCTCGCCGACCGCGTGGCGGTGATCGACCACGGCCGGAAGGTCGCCGAGGACACCCCGGACGCGCTGAAGACCCAGGTCGGCGAGTCGACCCTGCAGCTCGTCCTGGAGAGCGAGGCCGACGTCCCCGCGGCCGTGGGCGTCGTCCGCCGGCTGCTCGGCGAGGAGCCGGTGCTCAGCCCGGAGGCCGGGCGCATGAACGTCCCGCTGCCCGACCCCAACCGGGCCGCCGACGTCCTGATCGGCCTGCGCGAGGCGGGCGTCGGCATCTCCTCGATGAGCGTCGCCAAGCCGACGCTCGACGAGGTGTTCCTGGCACTGACCGGTCACGGCACGGACGACCGGTCCCGGACGGAGGCAGCCTGA
- a CDS encoding ArsR/SmtB family transcription factor, with translation MVVRELSDADADRIFHALADATRRDIFARVAREGLSVSALAQHYPMSFAAVQKHVAVLHRAGLVHKERRGREQVVHAEPATLRRAIDLLEAYERIWRQRVEGIDRLLDED, from the coding sequence ATGGTTGTACGTGAGCTGAGCGATGCGGACGCCGACCGCATCTTCCACGCCCTCGCCGACGCCACCCGCCGCGACATCTTCGCCCGGGTGGCCCGGGAAGGGCTCTCGGTGTCGGCGCTCGCGCAGCACTACCCCATGAGCTTCGCCGCGGTGCAGAAGCACGTCGCGGTGCTGCACCGGGCGGGGCTCGTACACAAGGAGCGGCGTGGACGGGAGCAGGTCGTGCACGCCGAACCGGCCACCCTGCGGCGGGCGATCGACCTGCTCGAGGCGTACGAGCGCATCTGGCGGCAGCGCGTCGAGGGCATCGATCGGCTGCTCGACGAGGACTGA
- a CDS encoding SRPBCC family protein: protein MPVVKSYRDVEALRLTVVAEFSAPVERVWRVWEDPRLLERWWGPPGWPATFERHEFVVGGRSAYYMTGPDGQRSHGWWRITAIEPPHRLEFDDGFADEEGRPLFSGRAIHGVVTLEPHEGGTRMTMVSTFGDAEFMERVIAMGMEDGLTLAMGQIDDLLA, encoded by the coding sequence ATGCCCGTGGTCAAGTCGTACCGGGACGTCGAAGCGCTGCGCCTCACCGTCGTCGCCGAGTTCTCCGCCCCGGTCGAGCGGGTCTGGCGGGTGTGGGAGGACCCGCGCCTGCTCGAACGATGGTGGGGCCCGCCGGGATGGCCGGCCACGTTCGAACGGCACGAGTTCGTCGTCGGCGGCCGCAGCGCCTACTACATGACCGGCCCTGACGGGCAGCGGTCGCACGGCTGGTGGCGGATCACCGCGATCGAGCCGCCGCACCGGCTGGAGTTCGACGACGGGTTCGCCGACGAGGAGGGCAGGCCGCTGTTCTCCGGCAGGGCGATCCACGGCGTCGTCACGCTCGAGCCGCACGAGGGCGGCACCCGCATGACCATGGTCTCCACGTTCGGGGACGCCGAGTTCATGGAGCGGGTCATCGCCATGGGCATGGAGGACGGCCTCACCCTGGCGATGGGCCAGATCGACGACCTGCTCGCCTGA
- a CDS encoding FecCD family ABC transporter permease, whose translation MSTFMPAAAATARTERRPARARKAALHAAGLLGAAAVLVVVLALSIGVGARPLSLAEVWAGLVDEGAETYTIVHEMRLPRTLLGLLAGVALGLAGAVMQALTRNPLADPGLLGINAGASAAVATGTLLFGVTAFSGYVWFALAGAAVVSALVYAVGGGRSATPARLALAGAALNATLYSYVSAAMLLDSGSLEKMRFWTVGSLADAHHTTVLRVLPFIAAGVVVALLLAAPLNALALGEDSARALGARPARIRVAAILAVTLLCGAATAACGPIVFVGLMMPHLVRPFTGPDMRWLLPYCALLAPVLLLVADVLGRVLARPGELQVGIVTAVLGGPFFLYLVRRARMARV comes from the coding sequence GTGTCCACCTTCATGCCGGCCGCGGCGGCGACCGCGCGGACCGAGCGGCGGCCGGCGCGGGCGAGGAAGGCCGCGCTGCACGCGGCCGGGCTGCTCGGCGCGGCGGCCGTGCTCGTCGTCGTGCTGGCGCTGAGCATCGGGGTCGGGGCAAGGCCGCTCTCGCTCGCCGAGGTCTGGGCGGGGCTCGTCGACGAGGGCGCCGAGACGTACACGATCGTCCACGAGATGCGGCTGCCGCGCACCCTGCTCGGGCTGCTCGCCGGCGTCGCGCTGGGGCTCGCGGGCGCGGTGATGCAGGCGCTCACCCGCAACCCGCTCGCCGACCCCGGGCTGCTCGGCATCAACGCGGGCGCGTCGGCCGCGGTGGCGACCGGCACCCTGCTGTTCGGCGTGACGGCCTTCTCCGGGTACGTGTGGTTCGCCCTCGCCGGCGCGGCGGTGGTCTCCGCCCTCGTGTACGCCGTCGGCGGCGGGCGGTCGGCCACCCCGGCCCGGCTCGCGCTCGCCGGGGCCGCGCTCAACGCCACCCTCTACTCGTACGTGAGCGCGGCGATGCTGCTCGACAGCGGCTCGCTGGAGAAGATGCGGTTCTGGACGGTCGGGTCGCTCGCCGACGCCCACCACACCACGGTGCTGCGGGTGCTGCCGTTCATCGCCGCGGGCGTGGTCGTCGCGCTGCTGCTCGCGGCGCCGCTCAACGCCCTCGCGCTCGGCGAGGACTCCGCCCGGGCGCTCGGCGCCCGGCCCGCGCGCATCCGGGTCGCCGCGATCCTCGCGGTGACCCTGCTGTGCGGCGCGGCCACCGCGGCCTGCGGGCCGATCGTGTTCGTGGGGCTGATGATGCCGCACCTGGTCCGGCCGTTCACCGGGCCGGACATGCGCTGGCTGCTGCCGTACTGCGCGCTGCTCGCGCCGGTGCTGCTGCTCGTGGCGGACGTGCTCGGCCGCGTGCTCGCCCGGCCGGGCGAGCTCCAGGTGGGGATCGTGACCGCGGTGCTGGGCGGGCCGTTCTTCCTCTATCTGGTACGGCGGGCCAGGATGGCCCGGGTGTGA
- a CDS encoding TIGR00645 family protein produces MLHTATHRTSWPHHNGPLTRLGYFMFLSRWIQMPLYLGLIVAQMVYVWRFMGELAHLIHLAFSEGIPETTIMLVVLGLVDVVMISNLLIMVIVGGYETFVSRLRIEGHPDQPQWLSHVNANVLKVKLAMAIIGISSVHLLQIFINAAKPDVTDRELLWKTLIHLTFIVSAMALAIIDRIMSHGERPQKPAQAARHSLVGGGEGAAVLQPKERVAA; encoded by the coding sequence ATGCTGCACACGGCGACGCACAGGACGTCCTGGCCCCACCACAACGGCCCGCTCACCCGGCTCGGGTACTTCATGTTCCTGAGCCGCTGGATCCAGATGCCGCTCTACCTCGGGCTGATCGTGGCCCAGATGGTCTATGTGTGGCGCTTCATGGGTGAGCTGGCCCATCTGATCCATCTGGCGTTCAGCGAGGGCATCCCGGAGACCACGATCATGCTCGTGGTGCTCGGCCTCGTCGACGTCGTGATGATCTCCAACCTGCTGATCATGGTCATCGTCGGCGGCTACGAGACCTTCGTCTCGCGGCTCCGCATCGAGGGGCATCCCGACCAACCGCAGTGGCTGTCCCACGTCAACGCGAACGTGCTCAAGGTCAAGCTCGCGATGGCGATCATCGGGATCTCCTCGGTTCACCTCCTGCAGATCTTCATCAACGCGGCGAAGCCCGACGTAACAGATAGGGAGCTTCTGTGGAAGACGCTTATCCACCTCACGTTCATCGTCTCGGCGATGGCGCTCGCGATAATCGACCGCATCATGTCCCACGGGGAGCGGCCGCAGAAGCCGGCGCAGGCGGCACGGCACTCCCTGGTGGGCGGTGGCGAGGGCGCGGCCGTACTGCAGCCGAAGGAGCGGGTGGCGGCCTAG
- a CDS encoding ABC transporter permease: MTTTSITVTRDTRTLDTAAVAARTASHPTVRETLVQTLVMAWRALKKMRRKPEQFFDVIIQPLLFTALFAFIFGGAISGSVENYLPVLIPGILAQTALTVCMSTGVQLREDMDKGVFDRFKVLPMARFAPLAGPMVADLLRYGIASVLTLLSGLAIGYRPGGGVLGCLGGIALTVAAGWSLAWIFTWLGTLARSAQAVQGFSMAIMFPLTFLSNAFVPAETLPGWLQTFVAVNPVSHVVSAVRALFNTGTVTADVGWALAGCAVVIAIFAPIAVRSYSRKL; encoded by the coding sequence ATGACCACCACGAGCATCACCGTCACCCGCGACACCCGGACCCTCGACACCGCCGCCGTGGCCGCCCGCACCGCGTCCCACCCCACGGTGCGGGAGACCCTGGTGCAGACCCTGGTGATGGCATGGCGGGCGCTGAAGAAGATGCGGCGAAAGCCGGAGCAGTTCTTCGACGTGATCATCCAGCCCCTGCTGTTCACCGCGCTGTTCGCGTTCATCTTCGGCGGCGCGATCTCCGGCAGCGTGGAGAACTACCTCCCGGTGCTGATCCCCGGCATCCTCGCGCAGACCGCCCTGACCGTCTGCATGTCGACGGGAGTGCAACTTCGCGAGGACATGGACAAGGGGGTCTTCGACCGGTTCAAGGTCCTGCCGATGGCACGGTTCGCCCCGCTCGCCGGCCCCATGGTCGCCGACCTGCTCCGGTACGGCATCGCGTCGGTGCTGACCCTGCTCTCCGGCCTCGCCATCGGCTACCGCCCCGGCGGCGGCGTGCTCGGCTGCCTGGGCGGCATCGCCCTCACCGTGGCCGCGGGCTGGTCGCTGGCCTGGATCTTCACCTGGCTCGGCACGCTGGCCCGGTCGGCGCAGGCCGTGCAGGGCTTCTCCATGGCGATCATGTTCCCGCTCACCTTCCTGTCGAACGCCTTCGTCCCGGCCGAGACGCTGCCCGGCTGGCTGCAGACGTTCGTGGCGGTCAACCCGGTGTCGCACGTGGTCTCCGCGGTGCGGGCCCTGTTCAACACCGGGACCGTGACGGCCGACGTCGGCTGGGCGCTGGCGGGGTGCGCGGTCGTCATCGCGATCTTCGCCCCGATCGCGGTCCGCTCCTACTCCCGGAAGCTGTAG